The following coding sequences are from one Salinicoccus sp. Bachu38 window:
- the dapA gene encoding 4-hydroxy-tetrahydrodipicolinate synthase, with product MFKPYGVIPALPTPMKEEGVIDYQGLEKLVDHVIDNGVHGVLVGGSNSEYSLMTLEERKEVIKFVTEKTNERVPVMAGTGCHRTEDTIALTKFAADVGVKSALVINPYYMATGEQAIYDYYKKVAESSDIGIIIYNYPDATGIQLEPELIDKISRIDGVTGIKNTDDGIHTSKVIALTQDNPDFSVLTGFEDLIVPTLSIGGVGAIGVVHNLVPEKIVKLYDLVVKENNVHEAIRLNNELLPLYSMVEEEVIPGTVKAGLEALGLPGGSSRSPLPPASDEFKEKIKSYLQELKNNVNVRS from the coding sequence ATGTTTAAACCTTATGGAGTGATTCCAGCATTGCCTACACCAATGAAAGAAGAAGGTGTAATTGATTATCAGGGCTTGGAGAAATTGGTGGATCATGTAATCGACAATGGAGTCCATGGAGTTTTGGTAGGGGGCAGCAATAGTGAATATTCATTGATGACCCTTGAAGAGCGAAAAGAAGTAATAAAATTTGTAACTGAAAAAACGAATGAGCGTGTGCCTGTAATGGCAGGTACAGGATGCCATAGAACCGAGGACACAATCGCTTTAACAAAATTTGCTGCAGATGTTGGGGTGAAGAGTGCACTTGTAATCAATCCATATTACATGGCAACCGGTGAACAGGCCATCTACGACTATTACAAGAAAGTTGCGGAAAGTTCTGATATTGGAATTATCATCTATAACTACCCGGATGCCACAGGTATACAGCTTGAACCTGAATTGATTGATAAGATAAGCAGAATTGACGGTGTGACAGGGATAAAAAATACAGACGACGGTATCCATACATCCAAAGTTATCGCATTAACGCAGGATAATCCGGATTTTTCAGTATTGACAGGGTTTGAAGATCTTATTGTACCTACGTTATCCATTGGAGGAGTTGGTGCAATCGGTGTGGTCCATAACCTGGTGCCGGAAAAAATCGTGAAACTATATGATCTGGTTGTGAAAGAAAATAATGTTCATGAAGCAATCAGACTGAACAATGAACTATTGCCGCTATACAGCATGGTCGAGGAGGAAGTGATTCCAGGCACTGTAAAAGCTGGACTGGAAGCTTTAGGTTTACCGGGTGGCAGCAGCAGATCACCACTGCCTCCTGCATCAGACGAGTTTAAAGAGAAAATCAAATCATATCTTCAGGAGCTGAAAAATAACGTGAATGTGAGGAGTTAA
- a CDS encoding aldehyde dehydrogenase family protein, producing MSTEILDLKPNLKAFLQDPIGIYVNGEYKESIDGEMFDVINPATEEKFAKVYKAKADDIDMAVESARKAFDEGEWAEMEAHSRMKLIYKFASLLEENREELAQLEALDNGKPYATALTDDVDGSIQQFEYYAGFATKISGKTTEVSPDYLNYTLHEPVGVVGQIIPWNFPLLMAAWKLGSALAVGCTVVIKPASETPLSLLYIGKLFKEAGFPDGVVNIVPGSGKEAGEAIITHPKVDKVSFTGSTEVGKNVMKKAADLVKGVTLELGGKSPTIILDDANLEEAIEGAFNGTMYNHGQNCSACTRIYVQKENYEKVIQGLKERAEKIKVGPGMNDDTDMGPLVSKKQQETVLEYIEKGKEEGARLITGGSAPFDEGYYVEPTIFADVEDDMTIAKEEIFGPVMAVMVFDTIEEAIRRANDSQYGLAASVWTENIKSGHYITRKLQAGTVWINDVGLELETMPFGGYKQSGIGREMGGEYGLENYTEVKSVYVNIKK from the coding sequence ATGAGTACAGAAATTCTTGATTTAAAACCAAATTTGAAAGCGTTTTTACAGGATCCAATTGGAATATATGTCAACGGAGAATACAAAGAGTCGATCGATGGTGAAATGTTCGATGTCATCAATCCAGCTACTGAAGAAAAATTTGCGAAAGTATATAAAGCGAAAGCAGATGACATAGACATGGCGGTTGAATCCGCCCGTAAAGCGTTTGATGAAGGAGAATGGGCCGAAATGGAAGCACATTCCAGAATGAAGCTGATTTATAAGTTTGCATCATTGTTGGAAGAAAACCGTGAAGAGCTCGCACAATTGGAAGCTCTGGATAATGGGAAACCGTATGCAACTGCATTGACTGACGATGTCGATGGCTCCATTCAACAATTCGAATATTATGCGGGATTTGCTACAAAAATCTCTGGTAAAACAACTGAAGTTTCACCGGATTATTTGAACTACACACTGCATGAACCAGTAGGCGTTGTTGGACAGATCATTCCATGGAACTTCCCGTTGCTGATGGCGGCATGGAAATTGGGGTCAGCCTTGGCAGTAGGCTGCACTGTTGTGATAAAACCCGCCAGTGAAACACCATTATCCTTATTGTATATTGGAAAACTATTTAAAGAAGCCGGTTTCCCTGATGGTGTTGTAAACATCGTGCCTGGTTCAGGCAAAGAGGCAGGGGAGGCAATCATTACCCATCCGAAGGTCGACAAAGTCTCTTTCACAGGATCCACTGAGGTAGGCAAGAATGTAATGAAAAAAGCTGCCGACCTGGTGAAAGGGGTCACGCTCGAACTCGGTGGCAAATCACCCACCATCATTTTGGATGATGCGAACCTTGAAGAAGCAATCGAGGGCGCTTTTAATGGGACGATGTACAACCATGGTCAAAACTGCAGTGCGTGTACAAGAATCTATGTACAGAAGGAGAACTACGAAAAGGTAATCCAAGGACTTAAAGAACGAGCTGAAAAAATCAAAGTAGGACCGGGAATGAATGATGATACGGACATGGGGCCGCTTGTTTCAAAAAAACAGCAGGAAACGGTGCTGGAATACATTGAAAAAGGAAAAGAAGAGGGTGCCCGTCTGATTACCGGTGGATCGGCTCCATTTGATGAAGGATATTATGTTGAACCGACAATTTTTGCGGACGTTGAAGATGATATGACGATTGCCAAGGAAGAAATTTTTGGCCCCGTAATGGCAGTGATGGTCTTTGACACAATAGAAGAAGCGATAAGAAGGGCAAATGATAGCCAATATGGTCTTGCAGCCAGTGTATGGACTGAAAATATAAAAAGCGGACATTATATCACTAGAAAATTGCAGGCAGGGACTGTCTGGATTAATGACGTTGGACTTGAATTGGAAACAATGCCGTTTGGCGGCTATAAACAATCCGGCATCGGTCGTGAGATGGGTGGAGAATATGGATTGGAAAACTATACAGAAGTGAAAAGTGTCTACGTAAATATTAAAAAATAA
- a CDS encoding MurR/RpiR family transcriptional regulator — MDAENQKNIKQRIIHLKDDLPRKQKHLCDYILKNFHSLGLVTIKELSTDANVGVSTVMRTMDALGYDNFNDFRKDIYDESLTQDSKWTLKKSLDETDKEVQTLLSVWDESVHLLNQSLDDELTYKFQSAIDHILKAGNINIIGTRPYRSAALYFEQLLGEFYPHVRQLSNDTETLFDKVLQFEEKDILIVFAFEPYTNIVINAVKETYNQNNKIILITDYDSSPVISYATVVLKVAVSRNQFSIIPVIALIDAMIIEIGKKSSPESLDKLRKLEQKLLENNITYDS; from the coding sequence ATGGATGCTGAGAATCAAAAAAATATAAAACAAAGGATTATTCATTTAAAAGACGATCTTCCCCGGAAGCAAAAGCATTTATGTGATTATATTCTAAAGAATTTCCACTCACTCGGTCTCGTGACAATAAAGGAACTGTCTACAGACGCCAATGTTGGAGTATCTACAGTGATGCGTACAATGGATGCATTGGGATACGATAATTTTAATGACTTCCGAAAAGATATATACGATGAATCGCTGACGCAGGATTCCAAATGGACGTTGAAAAAATCCTTGGATGAAACCGACAAGGAGGTGCAGACACTTTTAAGCGTGTGGGATGAGAGTGTTCATCTGCTGAATCAATCGTTGGATGATGAATTGACATATAAATTCCAATCTGCAATTGACCATATTCTAAAAGCCGGTAATATTAACATCATTGGGACCCGCCCCTACAGATCAGCTGCATTATATTTTGAGCAGCTGCTTGGAGAATTTTATCCACATGTCAGACAGTTGAGCAACGATACTGAAACACTTTTTGATAAGGTCCTCCAGTTTGAAGAGAAGGATATTCTCATTGTCTTTGCTTTTGAACCCTATACAAATATTGTGATAAATGCAGTAAAAGAAACATATAACCAAAACAACAAAATAATCCTCATTACGGATTATGATTCAAGTCCAGTAATTTCATATGCAACCGTAGTATTGAAAGTTGCTGTCAGCAGAAATCAGTTTTCCATCATTCCAGTCATTGCGCTGATTGATGCAATGATTATTGAGATCGGTAAAAAATCTTCACCAGAGTCTTTGGATAAATTAAGAAAACTGGAACAAAAGCTGCTGGAAAACAACATTACCTATGATTCTTGA
- a CDS encoding YkvI family membrane protein: protein MSKVNRVSITLAFAYISFIVGAGFSTGQEILQFFANHGVWGYAAAATAGLTITFVGMQISKLGYILDSEDYALSLNHLFGTRIGRVFDYLLVFFFYGLSVIMIAGTGSAFYDGFGLPAWIGTLFTVITLFIVLQFDFTIVAKILGIITPFLIVAVFIIAGYNIIDPNVPVSEVDQYTDIDRTPSGIWIWDAITYGGLVIANSFGFLVIMGAGSRSQLISKRGILFGGLIFTVLLVLMTAGIIANLEIANEAALPTLLMANEIHPGLRILMTLIMVGVMFNSVIGVLYPFLTRFTKAYSSKYRLMLGISLVAAYILSFIGFVDLVNFFYPIFGYIGIIIALSFFVLWLNAKSSDKKASS, encoded by the coding sequence GTGAGTAAAGTAAATAGAGTATCTATTACTTTAGCATTTGCGTATATTAGCTTTATAGTGGGGGCCGGCTTTTCAACCGGACAGGAAATCCTGCAATTTTTTGCCAACCATGGGGTATGGGGATATGCTGCTGCTGCTACCGCGGGTCTAACCATTACGTTTGTAGGAATGCAGATTTCTAAATTGGGCTACATTCTGGACTCAGAAGATTACGCTTTATCTTTAAATCATCTTTTTGGCACAAGAATAGGAAGGGTCTTCGATTATTTGCTTGTCTTCTTTTTCTATGGGCTGTCAGTGATTATGATTGCCGGGACAGGATCGGCCTTTTATGACGGTTTTGGCCTGCCGGCTTGGATTGGTACACTATTTACTGTCATTACGCTGTTCATAGTTCTGCAATTTGATTTTACAATTGTGGCGAAAATATTGGGGATAATCACACCATTTTTGATTGTTGCGGTGTTTATAATCGCAGGTTACAACATAATTGATCCTAACGTACCGGTGAGTGAAGTAGACCAGTATACAGACATAGACAGGACACCGAGTGGTATATGGATTTGGGATGCAATTACTTACGGCGGACTTGTAATCGCCAACAGTTTTGGCTTCCTGGTCATTATGGGAGCGGGGAGCCGAAGCCAATTAATATCCAAAAGAGGTATACTTTTTGGAGGATTAATTTTTACAGTTCTGCTCGTGCTGATGACAGCAGGAATAATTGCAAATCTGGAAATCGCCAACGAAGCAGCCTTGCCAACTTTACTTATGGCTAATGAAATACATCCAGGACTCAGGATTCTGATGACCTTAATAATGGTTGGCGTCATGTTCAACAGTGTAATTGGCGTTTTATATCCATTCCTTACACGGTTCACCAAGGCATACTCCAGTAAATATCGCTTAATGCTGGGAATATCATTAGTTGCTGCATACATTTTAAGTTTCATTGGATTTGTAGATCTCGTTAATTTCTTTTATCCGATATTCGGATATATCGGCATAATCATTGCGCTTTCGTTCTTTGTACTATGGTTGAATGCCAAGTCTTCGGATAAAAAGGCATCATCCTAA
- a CDS encoding four-helix bundle copper-binding protein translates to MAHEKHQQLIQTLHECLEACNHCYDACLREEDVKMMAECIRLDRECADICAFLEQSLTRNSPFSSDLASVCAKVCEACGNECQKHDHDHCQKCADACFKCAEACKQIA, encoded by the coding sequence ATGGCGCATGAAAAGCACCAGCAATTGATTCAGACGTTACATGAATGTTTGGAAGCCTGTAACCACTGCTACGATGCCTGTCTGAGGGAAGAAGATGTGAAAATGATGGCGGAGTGCATCCGATTGGACCGTGAGTGTGCGGATATCTGTGCATTCCTGGAACAGTCACTGACAAGGAACTCGCCATTCTCTTCAGATCTTGCCTCCGTATGTGCGAAAGTCTGCGAAGCATGCGGTAATGAATGTCAGAAACACGACCACGACCATTGCCAGAAATGTGCAGATGCATGCTTCAAATGTGCAGAAGCGTGTAAACAAATTGCTTAG
- a CDS encoding YdhK family protein yields the protein MRSSIVAVQETIQAIFAEQMSSSGEVPDNLEEAEAPAYEVGSQAIIEANHMPGMYGAEATIAGAFDTVAYSVTYYPTTGGDPVENHKWVIHEELADPGEAPLEPGTEVTLDADHMEGMEGATAVIESAADTTVYMIDFTTTTGEEVQNHKWVTENELSPVE from the coding sequence ATCCGCTCCAGTATTGTAGCGGTGCAGGAAACGATTCAAGCCATTTTCGCCGAACAGATGTCCAGCTCTGGTGAAGTGCCTGACAACCTGGAGGAAGCAGAAGCCCCAGCCTATGAGGTAGGCAGCCAGGCAATCATCGAAGCCAATCACATGCCGGGCATGTACGGGGCTGAAGCAACCATCGCAGGCGCGTTTGATACTGTCGCCTATAGTGTCACCTATTATCCTACAACTGGCGGAGACCCGGTGGAGAATCACAAATGGGTCATCCATGAGGAACTTGCAGACCCAGGTGAAGCCCCACTTGAGCCCGGTACTGAAGTGACGCTGGATGCTGACCACATGGAAGGCATGGAGGGTGCAACCGCTGTGATCGAATCTGCGGCAGATACTACCGTATACATGATTGACTTCACAACAACAACTGGAGAAGAAGTCCAGAACCATAAATGGGTGACGGAAAATGAATTGTCACCTGTCGAATAA
- a CDS encoding APC family permease encodes MSEYKKNSLSLTGAVGLGTGVMISAGIFALLGQVAALAGTWFPIMFIVGGIVTGFSAYSYVKMSNEYPSAGGIGMFLAKAYGQGTITASAAMLMAVSMVINQSLVARTFGTYTLQIFDMDATSYLVPLLAVGLLLFAFVVNISGNSFIQTFTSIVSLLKILGLVTFAMGGLWVAGFSITPAESSGGTEDATIASIIAAVALTILSFKGFTTITNSGSEIVNPNRNIGRAIVISISISLFVYLLVAWAVSSNLPLDQIIDARDYSLAEAARPAFGDYGVWFTVAIAIIATVSGIIASVFAVSRMLAMLTDMKLIPHKHFGMPGRIQKHTLVYTIVLAMILAVIFDLSRIASVGAILYLVMDMIVHWGVFRHLRNKVDANPWILMTAFILDGVVLAAFIWVKLMNDWLIVAVSLIFIIVIFVGEYVFLKNRDDGDEEHAH; translated from the coding sequence ATGAGTGAATATAAAAAGAACAGCCTGTCCCTGACGGGTGCAGTCGGTCTCGGTACAGGCGTGATGATCAGTGCCGGCATATTTGCACTGCTGGGGCAGGTTGCGGCTCTTGCCGGAACATGGTTTCCTATCATGTTCATCGTAGGCGGTATCGTGACGGGCTTCAGTGCCTATTCCTACGTCAAGATGAGTAATGAGTATCCGTCGGCAGGGGGCATCGGCATGTTCCTGGCAAAAGCATATGGCCAGGGGACCATCACTGCTTCTGCAGCGATGCTGATGGCAGTCTCCATGGTCATCAACCAGAGTCTCGTGGCGCGTACCTTCGGCACCTATACATTACAGATCTTCGACATGGATGCGACCAGCTACCTGGTGCCCTTGCTTGCTGTGGGCCTCCTGCTCTTTGCGTTTGTGGTCAACATTTCCGGCAACAGTTTCATACAGACATTCACCTCAATCGTCTCCCTGCTTAAAATCCTCGGACTTGTCACATTCGCGATGGGTGGGCTATGGGTCGCCGGCTTTTCCATCACACCGGCTGAGAGCAGTGGGGGCACTGAAGACGCTACAATTGCAAGTATTATCGCAGCTGTGGCACTCACCATCCTTTCATTCAAAGGATTTACGACGATCACAAACAGCGGTTCTGAAATCGTCAATCCAAACAGGAATATCGGCCGGGCGATCGTCATATCAATCTCCATCAGCCTTTTCGTCTATCTGCTGGTCGCATGGGCAGTATCCAGCAACCTGCCACTCGACCAGATCATTGATGCAAGGGACTACTCGCTTGCTGAAGCCGCAAGGCCGGCATTCGGCGACTACGGTGTATGGTTCACCGTCGCCATCGCCATCATCGCGACAGTCTCTGGCATCATTGCCAGCGTATTTGCCGTCTCCCGCATGCTTGCCATGTTGACGGACATGAAACTGATTCCACACAAGCACTTCGGCATGCCAGGACGCATCCAGAAGCACACACTGGTCTACACGATTGTGCTTGCGATGATACTGGCTGTCATTTTCGACCTCAGCCGCATCGCTTCGGTTGGTGCGATACTCTATCTCGTGATGGATATGATCGTGCACTGGGGCGTGTTCAGACATTTGAGGAACAAGGTCGATGCCAACCCCTGGATTCTCATGACAGCCTTCATCCTTGATGGTGTCGTACTCGCTGCCTTTATATGGGTCAAGCTGATGAATGACTGGCTGATTGTTGCCGTCTCGCTCATTTTCATCATCGTCATCTTCGTCGGGGAATATGTATTTCTTAAAAACCGGGATGATGGGGATGAAGAGCATGCCCATTAG
- a CDS encoding response regulator transcription factor has translation MKKVLLIDDEERMLELLTLYLSPYGYDCKKALGAKEGLEYIGQERFDIVLLDIMMPDIDGWQVCREIRDHSDVPIIMVTAREQKTDIVKGLKLGADDYITKPFDEEELIARMEALLRRMEPASHVEMDGLLWDRERFELSYRDQYIKLTPKEFSLIGLLMKHPGRVYSREHLIDLVWGMYSETEGRTVDSHVRNIREKTREAGFPIDDYFHTVWGVGYKWVKQ, from the coding sequence ATGAAAAAAGTGCTATTGATTGATGATGAAGAGCGGATGCTGGAATTACTGACATTGTATCTGAGCCCCTATGGCTACGACTGCAAGAAGGCATTGGGGGCAAAAGAAGGGCTTGAATATATCGGACAGGAGCGATTTGATATTGTACTGCTCGATATCATGATGCCTGACATCGATGGATGGCAGGTATGCCGCGAAATCCGCGATCATTCCGATGTGCCCATCATCATGGTGACGGCACGGGAACAGAAGACGGATATCGTCAAAGGTCTGAAGCTTGGGGCAGACGACTATATAACAAAGCCCTTCGATGAGGAAGAGCTCATTGCACGGATGGAAGCTTTATTAAGACGGATGGAACCGGCCAGCCATGTCGAGATGGACGGGCTACTTTGGGACAGGGAACGCTTCGAACTGTCCTACAGGGACCAGTATATCAAGCTGACCCCCAAGGAATTTTCATTGATTGGACTGCTCATGAAGCACCCGGGGCGCGTATATTCTAGGGAGCATCTGATTGACCTGGTGTGGGGGATGTATTCGGAGACCGAAGGACGGACAGTCGACTCCCATGTCAGGAACATCCGGGAGAAGACCAGGGAAGCGGGCTTCCCCATCGATGATTATTTCCACACAGTATGGGGCGTCGGCTACAAGTGGGTTAAGCAGTAG
- a CDS encoding sensor histidine kinase, producing the protein MRNQLSLKIGLLFFLVIVAVELILFSILYTNLVNDRVDEVMGDLLARGNTHRDVLEENYTSTTLDHVVIMESESDLIVAITDRGGEVIRSSDAIGPEVEAVIEHTDEGQVPDEGVILESDWSDEKYVATDSPIIMDGTHSGHVFMFADSNHIKEIISNLSRQFLFIGLVTVILTIITVMVLSKVITQPLVRMKQATEAMNGGDHDVALSTERNDELGELATAITRLSKDLKRVKSERNEFLASVAHELRTPLTYLKGYADIISRDSLSEADRRKYIRVIQEEVDHLAGLVKTLFELAKIDQNAFAIKKEEVAFDVLIQKVVERVYPAIEERNINFSYDCPDKVVIEADPERIQQVLLNILDNAIKYTPRGNHVRLEVIPGENEVLTLISDTGEGIAEEDLPYIFERLYRAEKSRSRTKGGSGLGLTIAKEIVALHNGRMAVESKVGEGTVFKITLPKEDDHEKSAID; encoded by the coding sequence ATGCGGAATCAATTATCTTTGAAGATAGGACTGCTGTTCTTTCTGGTCATCGTCGCCGTCGAACTCATCCTCTTCTCCATACTATATACAAATCTGGTCAATGACCGCGTCGACGAAGTGATGGGGGATTTGCTGGCGCGAGGAAATACCCATCGGGATGTATTGGAAGAGAACTATACATCGACCACTTTGGACCATGTCGTCATCATGGAATCCGAATCTGATTTGATCGTGGCCATCACGGACCGCGGCGGGGAGGTCATCAGGAGTTCCGACGCCATCGGGCCGGAGGTCGAGGCGGTCATCGAACATACGGATGAGGGTCAGGTGCCGGATGAGGGCGTCATATTGGAATCGGACTGGTCGGATGAGAAGTATGTGGCGACAGACAGCCCGATCATTATGGACGGGACGCATAGTGGACACGTATTCATGTTTGCCGACAGCAACCACATCAAAGAGATCATCAGCAATCTCAGTCGTCAGTTCCTCTTCATCGGATTGGTGACCGTCATCCTGACGATCATTACGGTGATGGTGCTGTCCAAGGTGATCACCCAGCCGCTGGTCAGAATGAAGCAGGCTACTGAAGCAATGAATGGCGGCGATCATGATGTGGCACTCTCCACAGAGCGGAATGATGAACTCGGGGAACTGGCGACTGCCATCACACGGCTGTCCAAGGACTTGAAGCGCGTGAAGAGTGAAAGGAATGAATTTCTGGCAAGTGTGGCCCACGAACTCCGCACCCCGTTGACCTATCTGAAGGGGTATGCCGACATCATCAGCAGGGATTCCCTGTCAGAAGCGGACCGTAGGAAGTATATACGGGTGATTCAGGAAGAGGTGGATCACCTGGCCGGACTGGTCAAAACCTTGTTCGAACTGGCCAAAATAGACCAGAATGCATTCGCTATAAAAAAAGAAGAAGTGGCCTTTGATGTGTTGATTCAAAAGGTTGTGGAGCGGGTCTATCCGGCAATTGAAGAGCGGAATATAAACTTTTCATATGACTGCCCAGACAAGGTAGTCATCGAGGCCGACCCGGAAAGGATCCAGCAGGTGCTGCTCAATATATTGGATAATGCCATCAAATACACGCCCCGCGGAAACCATGTCAGGCTGGAAGTGATACCGGGGGAAAATGAAGTGCTGACGCTCATTTCGGATACAGGGGAGGGCATTGCCGAGGAAGATCTCCCATATATATTTGAGCGGCTCTATCGTGCAGAAAAATCCAGATCCCGTACAAAGGGGGGATCCGGTCTTGGGCTCACCATCGCCAAAGAGATCGTCGCTTTGCACAACGGCAGGATGGCAGTTGAAAGCAAGGTAGGCGAGGGAACTGTCTTCAAAATAACTTTACCGAAGGAGGATGATCATGAAAAAAGTGCTATTGATTGA
- a CDS encoding YdhK family protein — protein sequence MNMQSVPHSGGHMNHSAAAMSSSGEVPEELEEAENPAFDVGSTAIIKADHMQGMDGAEATISGAFDTTVYTVSYTPTTGGEPVEDHKWVIHEELADPGEAPLEPGDEAIMDATHMEGMEGAVATIDSAEQTTVYMVNFVTTDTGEEVQNHKWVTESELSPVE from the coding sequence ATGAATATGCAATCCGTCCCTCATTCAGGTGGACATATGAATCATTCCGCTGCAGCAATGTCGAGTTCTGGTGAAGTGCCTGAGGAATTGGAAGAAGCAGAAAATCCTGCATTTGATGTAGGAAGCACAGCAATCATCAAAGCCGATCATATGCAAGGTATGGATGGCGCTGAAGCAACCATCTCCGGCGCATTCGATACAACCGTGTATACCGTTTCCTATACGCCTACAACTGGTGGGGAACCGGTGGAAGACCATAAATGGGTCATCCATGAGGAACTGGCAGATCCAGGCGAAGCACCATTGGAACCGGGTGACGAAGCAATCATGGATGCCACGCATATGGAAGGTATGGAAGGTGCTGTTGCTACCATAGATTCAGCTGAACAGACCACCGTCTATATGGTGAACTTTGTAACCACAGACACTGGCGAAGAAGTACAGAATCATAAATGGGTGACGGAAAGCGAATTGTCACCTGTCGAATAG
- a CDS encoding sulfite exporter TauE/SafE family protein yields the protein MEVAVFIIIILVASTLQTSTGFGFSILATPFLLLIFEPAEAIQINLVLSLVISTALIRRIRKDIDYGVLKRFIIGSSVGMFVGIIIFLMVDIDGLKRVIGIVILALTLLLIFKFRIDRNRGRDFFAGGIAGSLTTSIGMPGPPLLLYFSGTDSLKEKVRGTTLAFYLFIYTVSLIIQIVFAGTGQTVWIASLWGLPLVFMGLFVGQMLFRYINQKGFRIFTYVILVVTGIYLLMDSAGLL from the coding sequence ATGGAAGTTGCAGTATTCATCATAATCATATTGGTCGCTTCTACACTGCAGACAAGTACGGGATTCGGCTTTTCAATCCTGGCGACACCTTTCCTGCTGCTGATATTCGAACCGGCTGAAGCAATCCAGATCAATTTGGTCCTATCCCTTGTCATTTCAACAGCTTTGATTCGAAGGATCAGGAAAGATATTGATTATGGGGTGCTCAAGCGTTTCATCATAGGAAGCAGTGTGGGGATGTTCGTCGGGATCATCATCTTTCTGATGGTCGATATCGATGGATTGAAGCGCGTCATCGGGATAGTCATACTCGCATTGACGCTGTTGCTGATCTTCAAGTTCCGGATTGACAGAAACAGGGGCAGGGACTTTTTTGCAGGCGGCATTGCAGGGTCGCTTACCACGAGCATCGGCATGCCCGGTCCACCGCTGCTTCTTTACTTTTCAGGCACAGACAGTCTGAAGGAGAAAGTGAGGGGGACAACGCTTGCATTTTATCTGTTCATCTATACTGTGAGCCTGATTATCCAGATTGTCTTTGCTGGCACTGGTCAGACTGTCTGGATAGCCAGTCTGTGGGGACTGCCTCTGGTTTTCATGGGACTATTCGTGGGACAGATGCTGTTCAGATACATCAACCAGAAAGGATTCCGCATCTTTACATATGTCATTCTGGTGGTTACGGGCATCTATCTGCTTATGGACAGCGCAGGCTTGCTGTAA
- a CDS encoding YitT family protein produces the protein MMIRKGLGKINFEKVKISVAPIITLQTLMNIAAVILGAFLFSIGVNLFMIPGNLGDGGVSGLAIIILYAFDISPAISTLVLNGILLIIGFRFLSRRGMYYTIFAVIMMSVFLGITEPWVVQTNEVMLNVIFGGLFLGLGNGLVIRIGATTAGSAILGRIANKYLDVKISNAVLVFDLMVITLGLTVLTIEQVLLTVVAMYINVKVMDFMIEGMNPKKAITIISQHPEVLGKLINSEIGRGVTMMNGKGFYSREENDILYVVINKSKLTRLKRLIQKYDEDAFVVVNDVNSVLGSSFV, from the coding sequence GTGATGATCAGAAAAGGACTCGGTAAAATTAATTTTGAAAAAGTAAAAATATCTGTGGCGCCAATAATTACACTTCAGACATTGATGAATATAGCTGCTGTCATATTGGGAGCTTTCCTCTTTTCCATTGGTGTGAATCTATTCATGATTCCTGGAAATCTGGGGGACGGTGGCGTATCAGGACTGGCAATCATAATCCTATATGCGTTTGATATCTCCCCGGCAATTTCCACACTCGTACTCAACGGCATCCTGCTCATTATTGGATTCAGATTCCTATCAAGACGTGGAATGTACTATACAATATTTGCAGTAATCATGATGTCAGTGTTCCTGGGAATTACGGAACCATGGGTCGTGCAGACAAACGAAGTGATGCTCAATGTCATATTCGGTGGTCTATTCCTTGGACTGGGCAATGGACTTGTCATCCGAATCGGGGCAACAACAGCAGGGTCGGCGATACTTGGCAGGATTGCCAATAAATATCTCGATGTAAAAATATCGAATGCCGTATTGGTATTCGACCTCATGGTCATTACACTCGGTCTGACGGTACTGACAATTGAACAGGTGCTGCTCACCGTTGTAGCCATGTATATCAATGTGAAAGTCATGGACTTTATGATAGAAGGTATGAATCCGAAGAAGGCGATCACGATTATTTCACAGCACCCGGAAGTGCTGGGCAAACTGATCAACAGTGAAATCGGACGCGGTGTAACCATGATGAACGGTAAAGGATTCTATTCCAGGGAAGAGAATGATATTCTCTATGTCGTCATCAATAAATCCAAATTGACCAGGCTTAAACGCCTGATCCAAAAGTACGATGAAGATGCCTTTGTCGTCGTCAACGATGTGAACAGCGTACTTGGCAGTTCATTTGTATAG